One Chloroflexota bacterium genomic window, CATGGTGGGGGCGGCAATCGCGGGGCGCACCAAGCGCATCACGATCGGCACGTCGGTCCTCGTGCTGCCGCTGTCGAACCCTCTGCGCGTCGCCGAGGAAGGGGCCACGCTGGACCACGTCAGCGGCGGGCGCTTCGAGTTCGGCGTCGGGCGCAGCGGGTTTCAGGCGGCGTACCAGGGATACGGTATCCCCTACTCGGAGAGCCGCGACCGCTTTCGTGAAGCTCTCGACGTCATCACGATGGCGTGGACAAACGAGCGGTTCAGCTACAGCGGTGAGTACTACAGCTACGAGAACGTCTGCGTGGTGCCAAAGCCGGTGCAGTCGCCGCACCCACCCATCCGGATCGCCGCGACGACGAATGAGACGTTCCCCGTCAACGGACAAATGGGCTACCCCCTCCTCGTCGGTCTGAGGACGGTGCCGCTGGAGGGGGTGACCGAGCAGGTCGCAAGCTACAAGAAAGCGTACAAGGAGGCCGGCCACGAGGCGCCGATGGACGTTTCGCTGCGCATCCCCGTGTACATCGCCGAGGACCGGGAAGCCGCCCTGACCGAGCCGGAGGAGAGCTTTATGCGGCAGTTTCGCAGGCTGCAGCGGCGGCTGGTGGAGGACGAACAGGCCGGCGCGGGAACCGCCGCGGAGATGCGGTCCGAGCGCGCTGCCAGCATCGCCTCGATGACGTGGGAGGACGTGCAGCGAGAGAAGGTAGCCGTCGGCACGCCGGAGATGGTCGTCGAGCAGCTGAGCAAGCTCAGGGAAGCGTTGCACCTCACGGAGGTCGTCGCGGAGTTCAACGCGGGCGAGTTGATCCCATCTGAGCATATCGAACGCTCCCTGCAGCTCTTCTGCGAGAAGGTCGCCCCAGAACTGCGTTAGCGACAAGGAGGTTGTCATGCCGGTCAAGCTTGAACGGATTGGCCACTGCCTCATCAAGGTGCGTGACGTGGAGCGCTCCAAGAAGTTCTACACGCAGGTGCTGGGTTTCCAGATGATGGAGCAGGACCCGGACCACGGCGGCGTCTTCCTGAGCTTGCCCGGCGACGGCCACACCATTGACCTCTCGCAGGTCGGTGACCCCAAGAGCGCGACGCCGCCCGTCGGCCAGCAGGACGGCGTCGGCGTGCTGCACATCGCCTTCAAGGTCGGCAGCTATGAGGCGCTGCGCGAGTCGTACGACAGCCTCATCGCCGACGGCGTCGAGGTGCAGCGCATGATGGACCACGTCAGCCAGCGCAGCCTCTACTTCCACGATCCCGACGGCAACACGCTTGAGGTCTACTACGAGTACCCCAATGCCCGGGAGCTCTTCCTGGCGGGCCGCGGGGATGAGGATGTCCCGTTTACATGGGACGACCCCCTTCCGGAGCACGCCGCCACAGCCTAATAGCGCCACAGGAGGCCCCAATGACGACCGATCCCCGCCAAAATGGCTTTGCACCCACCGAGTACGGCTCGGACGTCATCGTGGACACGCTGCGCGCCCTGGGCATCGAGTACGTCTCGATGAACCCGGGCGCCACGTTCCGCGGCATCCACGACTCGGTAGTCAACCACCTGGGCAACGAGCGACCGGAGTTCATCCTCTGCAACCATGAGGAGATCGCGGTCGCGCTCGCGCAGGGGTACGGGCGCGCGGCAGGCAAGCCGATGGCGGCCTTCGTGCATGACATCGTCGGGCTGCTGCACGCGTCGATGGCGATGTTCAACGCGTGGATGGGCCGCTCCGGCGTGCTGGTGCTCGGCGCAACGGGCCCGCTCGACGCCAACCACCGGCGCCCGTGGATCGACTGGATCCACACGGCCAACGTGCAGGGCGAGGCGGTCCGCAACTTCGTGAAGTGGGACGACCAGCCCTCCAGCGTCGAGGCCTCCGTCGAGTCGCTCATCCGCGCGTACAACCTCGTCACCTCGGAGCCACTGGGGCCCGTCTACGTCTGCTTTGACGCCGACGTGCAGGAGAAGAAGCTGACCGAGCCGTACCAGATGCCCGACGTCTCGCGATTCCCGGCGCCGACGCGGATGCAGGCGGACCCGGCGGCGCTGGAGCAGGTGGCGAGCGCCCTCATGGCGGCCGAGCGCCCCGTGGTGCTCGCGAACTTCCTCGGCCGCTCGGAGGAGGCCACGCAGGGGCTGCTGCGGCTGGCCGAGAGCCTCGCGCTGCCGGTCATCAACGGCGGCGACTTCTTCAACTTCCCGACGCGCCACCCGCTCTACGCGACCGAGAGCCGAGAGGAGCTTCTGTCGGAGGCCGACGTGGTGCTCGCGCTGGACGTGTACGACCTGCAGCAGGAGCTGACCCGGCTGGACCGGGCGACGCGAAAGACAGAGGACATCCTGCGCCCGGACGCCATGCTCATCGACATTTCGCTGCGGCAACTCCAGGTGAAGAGCTGGGCCGACGACCACGGCAGCCTGTACCCGACGGCATTGTCCGTCGCGGCGGACACGTCGCTCGCGACGCCGGCCCTCGCCGACCTGGTGCAGCGGCGGCTGGACGACGCCGTGGGCAGCGCGGCAGCCATCACGGCCCGCCGCGAGCGCATCGCGCAGTTGAGCGAGGCGGCGCTGGCCCGGAACCAGTCGACTGCACAAGCGCACTACGAGGACCACCCGCTGGCGCTCTCGACCATCGCGCAGGAGCTGTGGGACGTCGTGAAGGACTACGACTGGGTCATCGGCAACGGCGACCTGCGCGGGTGGGTGCAGCGGCTGTGGGACATCAAGCACCCGTACCAGGACGTGAGCGCGCGCGGAGGCGGCGGCCTCGGCGAGGGGCTGCCGCACGCGGTCGGCGTGGCGCTGGCAAACCGCGACAAGGGGCGGCTCACCATCAACATCCAATCGGACGGCGACATGCTCTTCACGCCCGCGGCGATCTGGACCGCCGTGCACCACCGCATTCCGCTGCTCATCGTCATGTACAACAACCGCACGTACGGCAACGACCTCGGCCACCAGGGCTCGATGGCTCAGGTTCGCGGACGGCCCATGGAGCGGCGCACCATCGGCATCGACATCGACGACCCGGCGGTGGACTTCGCGGGGCTGGCGCGGTCGTTCGGCGCGTACGCGGAGGGCCCCATCGAGCGGGCGGAGGAGCTCAAGCCCGCCTTCGAGCGCGCGGTGAAGGCCGTCGTGGAGGAGGGCCGCGTGGCGCTCGTGGACATGTACACGCAGGTAGTGTAGGGGGGCGGCAAACTCAGGGCAGGGCCATCTCTACCGCCGTTGCCAACGCTTTCGCATATTGCTATGCTTTCCATGATGCTTGTGCCGGTGGGCGGCGTATGACGCGCGCACCGACCGAGACTACCAAGGAGGACTGTGGATGCTCACCAAGGAAGACAACGATCTGATCACGCAAGTAGGCCCCGGCACGCCTATGGGCGAGCTGTTCCGGCGCTTCTGGCTGCCCGTGATGCTGGCCGAGGAGGTCCCCAACGCCGACAGCACGCCGGTGCGGGTCACCGTCCTCAATGAGAAGCTCATCGGGTTCAGGGACACCGAGGGCCGGGTCGGACTCGTCGACTCCTACTGCCCGCACCGCGGCGCGCCCCTGTTCTTCGGGCGCAACGAGGAGTGCGGCATTCGCTGCGTGTACCACGGCTGGAAGTTCGACGTCGACGGCAACTGCGTCGATCTGCCCAACAGCCCCGAGGGCGAGACCTACAAGGACAAGGTGCAGATCAAGGCGTACCCGACCGTCGAGCGCGGCGGTCTCGTCTGGGCCTACATGGGGCCCAAGGACAGGCAGCCGCCCATGCCCGGCTTCGACTGGCTGGACCAGCCGGAGGAGAACCGCTACCTGATGAAGTTCATCCTCCAGTGCAACTACCTGCAGGGCATGGAGGGCGACTACGACCCGAGCCACGCCGTCTACCTGCACTCGACCCTCGACAACAACGCGTCCAACCGGGCGCTCCAGGTGAGCCAGGTCGGCAACACCTTCCAGGACCCGCGACAGCTCTACGTGGACATCGAGGACACGGACGGCGGCATCGAGTTCGTCTCCAGCGGCAACGCGGAGCGCGGCAAGCTGTTGAGCCTCGGCCACTGGATGATGCCGATCTTCTGCACGGCGGGCATTGCCGGCCCCGGCATCTTCTCCAGCAACATGCGCGTGCCCATCGACGACGAGAACTGCATGTTCTTCCGGCTGCGCTGGAGCTACGACCCCATCCCCGACTACGAGTTGGCCGAGTACAAGTACGGGCAGTTCACACACCCGGAGCTCGTCCCAGGCTCGTTCTACCCCGTTGCAAACATGCAGAACGACTACCAGGTCGACCGGATCGCGCAGAAGAACTACTCGTTCACCGGAATCAAGAACTTCCCGCTGCAGGACATCGCGATGATGGAGGACCAGTGGGGGCCCATCGCCGAGCGCGAGAAGGAGCACCTGGTGCGCTCCGACGAGGGCATCATTCGCGTGCGGCAGCGCCTCATCCGCACGGCCCGCAGGCTCATGGAGGGCGAGGAGCCCTCGGAGCCGAGCATGCCCGATGCCTACAAGGCCCGCACCGTTCGCAAGTTCTACCCCAGCGACTTCCCCGTCGACGAGGCGGTCAAGGAGCTGAAGGAACACCGCATGACGTCCCGCCGCCCCGTGCTTGAGGCGGCGAACGCGTAGATTCGTGTTGAATGGAGCCGGGAGGCCCTGCCCAGGGGGGGTGGGGCCTCTTGGTATGGAATGGCCTTAATTGATTGGAGCCCATGACCACCAGACCAACAAGGGAA contains:
- a CDS encoding LLM class flavin-dependent oxidoreductase, with amino-acid sequence MRFGSFVEFSMAEGGDPAEAYAKAFSHVDMAEDLGLDTICLAEFHFTPNRVISSPLMVGAAIAGRTKRITIGTSVLVLPLSNPLRVAEEGATLDHVSGGRFEFGVGRSGFQAAYQGYGIPYSESRDRFREALDVITMAWTNERFSYSGEYYSYENVCVVPKPVQSPHPPIRIAATTNETFPVNGQMGYPLLVGLRTVPLEGVTEQVASYKKAYKEAGHEAPMDVSLRIPVYIAEDREAALTEPEESFMRQFRRLQRRLVEDEQAGAGTAAEMRSERAASIASMTWEDVQREKVAVGTPEMVVEQLSKLREALHLTEVVAEFNAGELIPSEHIERSLQLFCEKVAPELR
- a CDS encoding VOC family protein: MPVKLERIGHCLIKVRDVERSKKFYTQVLGFQMMEQDPDHGGVFLSLPGDGHTIDLSQVGDPKSATPPVGQQDGVGVLHIAFKVGSYEALRESYDSLIADGVEVQRMMDHVSQRSLYFHDPDGNTLEVYYEYPNARELFLAGRGDEDVPFTWDDPLPEHAATA
- a CDS encoding thiamine pyrophosphate-binding protein — its product is MTTDPRQNGFAPTEYGSDVIVDTLRALGIEYVSMNPGATFRGIHDSVVNHLGNERPEFILCNHEEIAVALAQGYGRAAGKPMAAFVHDIVGLLHASMAMFNAWMGRSGVLVLGATGPLDANHRRPWIDWIHTANVQGEAVRNFVKWDDQPSSVEASVESLIRAYNLVTSEPLGPVYVCFDADVQEKKLTEPYQMPDVSRFPAPTRMQADPAALEQVASALMAAERPVVLANFLGRSEEATQGLLRLAESLALPVINGGDFFNFPTRHPLYATESREELLSEADVVLALDVYDLQQELTRLDRATRKTEDILRPDAMLIDISLRQLQVKSWADDHGSLYPTALSVAADTSLATPALADLVQRRLDDAVGSAAAITARRERIAQLSEAALARNQSTAQAHYEDHPLALSTIAQELWDVVKDYDWVIGNGDLRGWVQRLWDIKHPYQDVSARGGGGLGEGLPHAVGVALANRDKGRLTINIQSDGDMLFTPAAIWTAVHHRIPLLIVMYNNRTYGNDLGHQGSMAQVRGRPMERRTIGIDIDDPAVDFAGLARSFGAYAEGPIERAEELKPAFERAVKAVVEEGRVALVDMYTQVV
- a CDS encoding Rieske 2Fe-2S domain-containing protein, with translation MLTKEDNDLITQVGPGTPMGELFRRFWLPVMLAEEVPNADSTPVRVTVLNEKLIGFRDTEGRVGLVDSYCPHRGAPLFFGRNEECGIRCVYHGWKFDVDGNCVDLPNSPEGETYKDKVQIKAYPTVERGGLVWAYMGPKDRQPPMPGFDWLDQPEENRYLMKFILQCNYLQGMEGDYDPSHAVYLHSTLDNNASNRALQVSQVGNTFQDPRQLYVDIEDTDGGIEFVSSGNAERGKLLSLGHWMMPIFCTAGIAGPGIFSSNMRVPIDDENCMFFRLRWSYDPIPDYELAEYKYGQFTHPELVPGSFYPVANMQNDYQVDRIAQKNYSFTGIKNFPLQDIAMMEDQWGPIAEREKEHLVRSDEGIIRVRQRLIRTARRLMEGEEPSEPSMPDAYKARTVRKFYPSDFPVDEAVKELKEHRMTSRRPVLEAANA